A stretch of Aedes aegypti strain LVP_AGWG chromosome 2, AaegL5.0 Primary Assembly, whole genome shotgun sequence DNA encodes these proteins:
- the LOC5567092 gene encoding vitellogenin-1: protein MSKLQLVSVLLLLGSSLAFDFAGFAKSTGDVAKVAGKTVKGVVEKVPEIFSPEQLLDFGKQSIAGVPLEALAATINKICSLAVSANATESDNSVNISALNYVLMTGSENVTVPLLDSDTLWSNPLFNDSSDTVILVTGWTSNINGSNRAIDTIFSAYQARGGHNFVVIDTSYFVDTLYTWSAFNTNELGEALAVGLQHLINFVPLEKIHLIGHSLGAHIVGRAGRHFQTLTNASIPRITGLDPANPCFNEGEALSGISRGDADFVDIIHSNAKVLGKRDPIGDVDFYPNGVVSVQPGCLDPSCSHARAWELYAETVHPGNENHLLAVKCNSILSLDTGACPGKAIPLGFACPRTAKGNYFLKTNDKFPFGKNL from the exons ATGTCTAAGCTTCAGCTCGTATCGGTGCTGCTATTGTTAGGGTCCTCTCTGGCCTTTGATTTCGCGGGTTTTGCGAAATCGACGGGTGATGTGGCGAAAGTAGCCGGGAAAACTGTCAAAGGAGTCGTCGAAAAAGTGCCGGAGATCTTCTCACCGGAACAGCTGCTCGATTTCGGCAAGCAATCCATCGCCGGAGTGCCACTGGAAGCGTTGGCCGCGACAATCAACAAGATTT GTTCCCTCGCGGTGTCCGCCAATGCAACGGAATCCGATAACTCGGTGAACATCTCTGCGTTGAACTATGTCTTGATGACGGGCTCGGAGAATGTGACCGTGCCCCTTCTGGATTCAGACACTCTGTGGAGTAATCCGCTGTTCAACGATTCGTCCGACACGGTTATCCTCGTCACGGGCTGGACCTCGAACATCAACGGATCAAATCGGGCTATCGATACCATCTTCAGTGCCTATCAGGCACGTGGCGGACACAACTTCGTAGTCATCGATACCTCGTATTTCGTGGATACTCTGTACACGTGGTCCGCATTCAACACCAACGAATTGGGCGAGGCCTTGGCCGTAGGGTTACAACACCTGATCAACTTTGTTCCGCTGGAGAAGATTCACCTGATTGGACACAGTTTGGGGGCACATATTGTGGGACGCGCAGGAAGACACTTCCAAACGTTGACGAACGCTTCCATTCCGAGAATTACGGGGTTGGATCCGGCAAATCCATGCTTCAACGAGGGTGAAGCCCTGAGCGGAATATCTCGGGGAGATGCAGACTTCGTGGACATTATCCATAGCAATGCGAAGGTTCTGGGCAAGCGCGATCCGATTGGCGATGTGGATTTCTATCCAAATGG AGTGGTTTCCGTACAACCTGGATGTCTGGATCCGTCCTGTTCGCACGCTCGAGCTTGGGAGCTGTACGCGGAAACCGTCCATCCTGGCAACGAGAACCATCTGCTGGCGGTCAAATGCAACTCCATCCTGTCGCTGGACACCGGAGCCTGCCCGGGCAAAGCCATTCCCCTCGGATTCGCCTGTCCTCGGACGGCAAAGGGAAACTACTTTTTGAAAACGAACGATAAATTTCCGTTtgggaagaatttgtaa